From the genome of Gammaproteobacteria bacterium, one region includes:
- a CDS encoding putative DNA-invertase from lambdoid prophage Rac (Evidence 3 : Putative function from multiple computational evidences) translates to MEKEHRTVALYLRVSTNEQTTENQRRELTAVAERAGWNIVDVYENAGISGAKGRDKRPAFDRLLKDAARRRFDLVAAWSVDRLGRSLQHLIAFLDDIHGYGLDLYLHQQGIDTTTIAGKAMFQMLGVFAEFERAIMRDRINAGLTRARNNGTKLGRPQTTSKNETAIKESLAAGNGILKTARLCGVGTSVVQRIKANIQNSHQNDINQVSKRCSKDT, encoded by the coding sequence ATGGAAAAAGAACATAGAACCGTCGCTCTGTATCTCCGTGTCTCGACCAACGAACAGACAACAGAGAACCAACGGCGTGAACTAACCGCCGTTGCTGAACGCGCAGGATGGAATATCGTGGATGTTTATGAGAATGCTGGTATTTCTGGCGCGAAAGGTCGAGACAAACGACCTGCCTTTGACCGACTTTTGAAGGATGCAGCCCGCCGTCGTTTTGATTTGGTGGCCGCTTGGAGCGTTGACCGTTTAGGGCGCTCACTTCAACACCTGATCGCCTTTCTTGACGATATCCATGGTTATGGATTAGACCTTTACCTGCATCAACAAGGAATTGATACCACTACGATAGCGGGTAAAGCTATGTTTCAGATGTTGGGTGTCTTTGCTGAGTTTGAGCGTGCCATCATGAGGGATCGCATCAATGCTGGACTTACGCGAGCCAGAAATAACGGCACAAAACTTGGAAGACCGCAAACAACGTCGAAAAATGAGACCGCTATAAAAGAAAGTCTTGCGGCTGGAAATGGAATCCTAAAAACCGCAAGACTTTGTGGTGTTGGTACGTCAGTAGTGCAAAGAATTAAGGCTAATATTCAAAATTCTCATCAAAATGATATCAATCAAGTATCCAAAAGATGCTCGAAAGATACTTAG